In Thermofilaceae archaeon, one genomic interval encodes:
- a CDS encoding ThuA domain-containing protein yields the protein MRRVLVFTHAAGFRHSYIPTAVEVLVKLGERSGRFEVFATEEPADLDPERLREYAGIVFLTTGELPLSDEQKRALIDFVRSGGGFVGVHNAADTFYAFKEYGEMLGGYFLAHPWTQVIRARVENPNHPSTRHLPQTFETLEEVYTFKEWSRSRTNVLISLDNSSVDLSKGTRPDNDYALAWCHDFGRGRVFYTAFGHFTWTWRQEWFQKHLMGGLLWAMRLE from the coding sequence GTGAGAAGGGTACTCGTGTTTACGCATGCGGCGGGTTTTAGGCACAGCTACATCCCTACGGCGGTTGAGGTTCTAGTCAAGCTGGGGGAGCGGAGCGGAAGGTTCGAGGTTTTCGCGACGGAGGAGCCGGCCGACCTCGACCCTGAGCGGTTGAGGGAGTACGCGGGTATCGTCTTCCTCACGACGGGGGAGCTGCCGCTCAGCGATGAGCAGAAACGCGCGCTGATAGACTTCGTCAGGAGCGGGGGTGGCTTCGTGGGAGTCCACAACGCCGCTGACACCTTCTACGCGTTCAAGGAGTACGGCGAAATGCTTGGCGGCTACTTCCTCGCGCACCCGTGGACGCAGGTTATCAGGGCTAGGGTGGAGAACCCCAACCACCCGTCGACGAGGCACCTGCCCCAAACCTTCGAAACGCTCGAGGAGGTTTACACGTTCAAGGAGTGGAGTAGGAGCAGGACGAACGTGCTGATCAGCCTCGACAACAGCTCGGTGGACTTGAGCAAGGGGACGAGGCCCGACAACGACTACGCGCTGGCCTGGTGCCACGACTTCGGTCGGGGCAGGGTCTTCTACACCGCCTTCGGCCACTTCACTTGGACGTGGAGGCAGGAGTGGTTCCAGAAGCACCTGATGGGGGGTCTGCTCTGGGCCATGAGGCTGGAGTAG
- a CDS encoding beta-N-acetylhexosaminidase, translating into MEPLVVPEPVKLEYRGRWFEFDGFSNMDGFLMEEFGIPRGSWEIKVVERPGCGINVREGYVEAWGDPAIWRATLIQLVLQGGCCRIPDVEVHEQLRFSFRGFHLDVARGGVATVGELKKLLRWLFLLKYNYLAIYVEDLFPWDKYPDIGFKRGRYTNEEWREIVEYGKRLGIEVFPSLELCGHMEWILTLPKYWKFSEWHRPEEGCLNVSDPEARRFAEELLEEAASKTDSKYIHIGGDETWALGRGRSLDKLLKFEGPRLYAEHHSRLIEIAKGKGKTPIIWGDMIAGMYLRETERELWKAILENPAWRECLIANWDYTPGTVEYFREKIRLFKERGYEQIACPGLWNWNKYYPDFETALTNVKNFLQAAREEGVKGFMVTAWGDDGEECLYSFLYPLILAAMEYAEGSGNWEEKWLALTGEPCEILEVRKSFGKGAVANFIKRVLFSPTEEVHNLPVYEEWRKALEMAGRVSLPRDLEFIKRCLEVGLRKVEGRATVADFLGLASLYADLWLSERKPANLARVYTRFYSAAAVLELEKKVGAERLQSP; encoded by the coding sequence ATGGAGCCTCTGGTTGTGCCCGAACCGGTGAAGCTGGAGTACAGGGGTAGATGGTTCGAGTTCGATGGATTCTCGAACATGGACGGTTTCCTGATGGAGGAGTTTGGTATACCGCGTGGATCGTGGGAGATCAAAGTCGTTGAGAGACCGGGCTGCGGGATCAACGTGAGGGAGGGGTACGTCGAGGCTTGGGGGGATCCAGCCATCTGGCGGGCCACCCTGATACAGCTCGTTCTGCAGGGGGGTTGCTGCCGCATCCCAGACGTCGAAGTGCACGAGCAGCTCCGCTTCAGCTTCAGGGGCTTCCACCTGGACGTCGCCCGCGGCGGCGTTGCCACCGTGGGGGAGCTGAAGAAGCTGCTGAGGTGGCTCTTCCTCCTCAAGTACAACTACCTCGCGATCTACGTTGAGGACCTCTTCCCGTGGGACAAGTACCCCGACATCGGTTTCAAGAGGGGCAGGTACACCAACGAGGAGTGGAGGGAGATCGTCGAGTACGGGAAGAGGCTGGGGATCGAGGTCTTCCCATCCCTCGAGCTTTGCGGTCACATGGAGTGGATCCTAACCCTGCCGAAGTACTGGAAGTTCAGCGAGTGGCATCGCCCCGAGGAGGGCTGCCTGAACGTCAGCGACCCTGAGGCGAGGAGGTTCGCAGAGGAGTTGCTCGAGGAGGCGGCCAGCAAGACCGATTCGAAGTACATCCACATCGGGGGCGACGAGACGTGGGCGCTGGGCAGGGGGAGGAGCCTCGACAAGCTCCTCAAGTTCGAGGGGCCGCGCCTCTACGCGGAGCACCACTCCAGGCTCATCGAGATCGCCAAGGGGAAGGGCAAGACCCCGATCATCTGGGGGGACATGATCGCCGGAATGTACCTGCGGGAGACGGAGAGGGAGCTCTGGAAGGCGATCCTGGAGAACCCGGCGTGGAGGGAGTGCTTGATAGCCAACTGGGACTACACCCCCGGCACCGTCGAGTACTTCAGGGAGAAGATCAGGCTCTTCAAGGAGAGGGGTTACGAGCAGATCGCCTGCCCCGGCTTGTGGAACTGGAACAAGTACTACCCCGACTTCGAGACGGCCCTCACCAACGTGAAAAACTTCCTTCAGGCCGCCCGAGAGGAGGGGGTCAAGGGGTTCATGGTCACGGCGTGGGGGGACGACGGGGAGGAGTGCCTCTACTCCTTCCTCTACCCGCTCATCCTGGCGGCGATGGAGTACGCCGAAGGCTCCGGCAACTGGGAGGAGAAGTGGCTGGCCTTGACCGGTGAACCTTGCGAAATCCTCGAGGTGAGGAAGAGCTTCGGTAAGGGTGCGGTAGCGAACTTCATCAAGCGGGTGCTCTTCTCACCCACTGAGGAGGTGCACAACCTGCCGGTGTACGAGGAGTGGAGGAAGGCGCTCGAGATGGCCGGGAGGGTCAGCCTGCCCCGCGACTTGGAGTTCATCAAGCGCTGCCTAGAGGTCGGGTTGCGGAAGGTGGAGGGTAGAGCAACGGTGGCGGACTTCCTGGGCTTAGCGAGCCTCTACGCCGACCTGTGGCTGAGCGAGCGCAAACCCGCAAACCTCGCCAGAGTCTACACGCGCTTCTACAGTGCTGCAGCAGTACTGGAGCTGGAGAAGAAGGTTGGGGCAGAGCGCCTCCAAAGCCCCTAA
- a CDS encoding ATP cone domain-containing protein: MAKRVRKRSGALEDFNPQKIYEACVAAGAPVEVAQEIAREVEQRAYDGMSTDEIRRYVLIRLRELAPHAYEAWTFYDRVAKGRITFEDGKALVVEKGHLYLGRSVKDIGPKGLSHSEEVAGILRELEEDLQFGVSKATINARLYALFMGVLKSRQMPKEEKLKSVELINQFREKLGWKPYELKKPIE; this comes from the coding sequence ATGGCGAAAAGGGTTAGGAAGAGGAGTGGGGCACTGGAGGACTTCAACCCTCAGAAAATTTACGAGGCGTGCGTTGCGGCCGGTGCACCGGTAGAGGTTGCACAGGAGATCGCCAGGGAGGTCGAGCAGAGGGCGTACGACGGCATGAGCACGGATGAGATACGCCGCTACGTCCTAATCAGGCTTAGGGAGCTAGCTCCGCACGCCTACGAGGCCTGGACCTTTTACGACCGTGTAGCGAAGGGCAGGATCACCTTCGAGGACGGGAAAGCCCTAGTGGTCGAGAAGGGGCACCTCTACCTGGGCCGAAGCGTCAAAGACATCGGTCCGAAGGGGTTGTCCCACAGCGAGGAGGTGGCCGGCATTTTGAGGGAGCTCGAGGAGGACCTGCAGTTCGGCGTTTCGAAGGCTACGATCAACGCGAGGCTCTACGCCCTATTCATGGGCGTCCTGAAGTCGAGGCAGATGCCGAAAGAGGAGAAGCTGAAGTCGGTCGAGTTGATCAACCAGTTCCGCGAGAAGCTCGGTTGGAAGCCGTACGAGCTTAAAAAGCCGATAGAATGA
- a CDS encoding NAD-dependent epimerase/dehydratase family protein, which yields MRVLVTGASGFLGGHLVEELVKLGYKVRAFVRKTSDTRLLRQLEVEVVTGDITDPSTLPPAMRGVDCVVHLAAYYTFFGRKELYELVNVKGTEWTARAALESGVRRFIYCSSTEAIGPVKNPPGDENSELNPQFEYGRSKARAEKVVKSLSAAGLEYTIIRPTGIYGPRNVDDVAYWFLTSYARGGLASRIAVGSGQNLVQFTHVKDVVQGFILAMEKEVAVNQVYIIGEDRWYTYNQVYQILHELCGKGPPSFRLPPVLAKLLLLPLELYDTLTGEGNIMHRRALVDAVTSDRAYSVEKAKRELGFKPRYDLRSGLRETLDWYRLHGYLD from the coding sequence TTGAGGGTCCTCGTCACGGGGGCTTCGGGCTTCCTCGGCGGCCACTTGGTCGAGGAGCTCGTCAAGCTCGGTTACAAGGTGAGAGCCTTCGTCCGGAAAACGAGTGACACGAGGCTCCTCAGGCAGCTCGAGGTTGAGGTCGTAACAGGCGACATCACAGACCCCTCAACCCTCCCTCCAGCGATGAGAGGGGTGGACTGTGTAGTGCACTTAGCGGCCTACTACACCTTTTTCGGGAGGAAGGAGCTCTACGAGCTCGTCAACGTTAAGGGCACGGAGTGGACAGCCCGCGCAGCCCTCGAGAGCGGTGTGCGGCGCTTCATATACTGCAGCAGCACGGAGGCGATAGGGCCCGTCAAGAACCCGCCAGGCGACGAGAACAGCGAGCTCAACCCCCAGTTCGAGTACGGGAGGTCGAAGGCTAGGGCTGAGAAAGTCGTCAAAAGCCTCTCCGCGGCAGGGTTGGAGTACACGATCATAAGACCGACGGGCATCTACGGTCCGAGGAACGTAGACGACGTCGCCTACTGGTTCCTGACGAGCTACGCGAGGGGGGGCTTAGCGAGCAGGATAGCGGTGGGCTCAGGGCAGAACCTCGTACAGTTCACCCACGTCAAGGATGTGGTTCAGGGGTTCATCCTCGCCATGGAAAAAGAGGTGGCTGTGAACCAGGTTTACATCATAGGCGAGGACAGGTGGTACACTTACAACCAGGTTTACCAGATTCTGCACGAGCTGTGCGGTAAGGGTCCCCCCAGCTTTAGGCTACCGCCGGTGCTCGCCAAGCTTCTACTGCTTCCGCTGGAGCTCTACGACACTTTGACGGGCGAAGGGAACATCATGCACCGCAGAGCCCTCGTCGACGCCGTCACGAGCGATAGGGCTTACAGCGTCGAGAAGGCTAAGAGAGAGCTGGGGTTCAAGCCGAGGTACGACCTACGTAGCGGTCTGAGGGAGACGCTGGACTGGTACAGGCTGCACGGCTACCTGGATTGA
- a CDS encoding type II toxin-antitoxin system VapC family toxin, translated as MPKCKYLFDASSLVHALKLKRLDLLSEGCIQWLTVYEVLNAVWKEAHLLGKLDRKRAVEFVDALAEFLGTLSILDPRGCEKEAVETALEFGVTVYDASYVVLARKHGLVLVTEDRELRRKVGRAVEVVSLEELLGQAYRAR; from the coding sequence TTGCCGAAGTGCAAGTACCTCTTCGACGCTTCCTCGCTCGTCCATGCTCTGAAGCTCAAGCGCCTTGACCTCCTGAGCGAGGGCTGTATCCAGTGGCTTACGGTCTACGAGGTTTTGAACGCTGTCTGGAAGGAGGCGCACCTGCTGGGTAAGCTCGACAGGAAGAGGGCTGTTGAGTTTGTCGACGCTCTAGCCGAGTTCCTTGGTACTCTGAGCATCCTAGACCCGCGCGGCTGCGAGAAGGAGGCTGTCGAAACGGCGCTAGAGTTCGGTGTGACGGTGTACGATGCCTCATACGTGGTACTAGCCAGGAAGCACGGGCTAGTGCTCGTCACCGAAGATAGGGAGCTTAGAAGGAAGGTAGGCCGTGCAGTCGAGGTGGTAAGCCTGGAGGAGCTACTCGGGCAGGCCTACCGCGCGCGGTAG
- a CDS encoding alpha/beta fold hydrolase yields MNGEKLVWVPSAGFNLAGVLHLPSGVEKPKPVLLLHGFTGNKSEAGRLYTDLARVLCSAGYAVLRFDYRCHGDSPLPFEEFRISMAVEDAENAVKYVKSLEGVDASRFALVGLSMGGFIAARISLDRDDVAALVLLSTSPFAPFERRRLERRQEGEFVYFGALRMRPEGFEGMLMTPDQAERVRAPTLQIHAVDDEAVPLDRAKQSFEALKVKKKFVEVKGGHVFNDYHVRRQVEKEILAWIKEHL; encoded by the coding sequence GTGAACGGTGAAAAGCTAGTCTGGGTTCCGAGTGCTGGCTTCAATCTGGCTGGTGTCCTGCACCTTCCGAGCGGCGTTGAGAAGCCGAAGCCGGTCTTGCTTTTGCACGGTTTTACGGGTAATAAGAGCGAGGCTGGACGTTTGTACACGGATCTGGCGCGTGTGCTCTGCAGCGCAGGCTACGCGGTGCTACGCTTCGACTACCGCTGCCACGGCGACTCCCCCCTACCCTTCGAAGAGTTCAGAATCTCGATGGCGGTCGAAGATGCGGAGAACGCGGTCAAGTACGTGAAGAGCCTCGAGGGGGTGGACGCGTCGCGCTTCGCTCTCGTCGGCTTGAGTATGGGGGGCTTCATAGCAGCCCGAATCTCCTTGGATAGGGACGACGTGGCGGCGCTAGTCCTCCTCTCCACAAGCCCCTTCGCGCCCTTCGAGAGGCGCCGCTTGGAGAGGAGGCAGGAGGGCGAGTTCGTGTACTTTGGTGCTCTGAGGATGCGGCCGGAGGGCTTCGAGGGGATGCTCATGACGCCCGACCAGGCTGAGCGGGTGCGCGCACCCACTCTACAAATCCACGCGGTGGACGACGAGGCAGTACCCCTAGACCGCGCGAAACAGTCTTTCGAGGCGCTGAAAGTTAAGAAGAAGTTTGTGGAGGTGAAGGGCGGGCACGTCTTCAACGACTACCATGTGCGCAGGCAGGTGGAGAAAGAGATCCTAGCGTGGATTAAGGAACACCTCTAG
- a CDS encoding type II toxin-antitoxin system CcdA family antitoxin, producing MGSYVTVSTKVRRELKEEAERLGINVSMVLRKALEEEVRKRRQQKLLEKLEAFRDVLDRIEVEELVRLVREDRERR from the coding sequence ATGGGTAGTTATGTCACGGTGTCCACGAAGGTTAGAAGGGAGCTTAAGGAGGAGGCGGAGAGGCTGGGCATCAACGTATCTATGGTGCTGAGGAAGGCTCTCGAGGAGGAGGTGAGGAAGAGGCGGCAGCAGAAGCTACTCGAGAAGCTGGAGGCTTTCCGCGACGTCCTGGACAGGATCGAGGTGGAGGAGCTGGTTAGGCTGGTCCGCGAGGATCGCGAGAGGAGGTAG